From Stenotrophomonas nitritireducens, the proteins below share one genomic window:
- a CDS encoding polysaccharide biosynthesis/export family protein has protein sequence MKSLRLVLPALLTLLATSCAMSNVVQLPASKVIGERQISNFSPEQLPKPMLKVHVGDVLRIVRDAQTPAEKDEATLYRVRPDGTFAYPFIGIVKAGGRSPEAIGEEVSQRLDAIYREPRVTINIAEAPGSRVYVGGAVRNPGAFDLMSAVTVPQAITATGGVLPTADSHHVALVRQDDDGVQQVYFFDYAQLLSPATNGKAGVQLQHGDLVFVPSSRIGNAIQRVDMYVGQLLMFRGFGASANYQINEPSYRINNPNGSVP, from the coding sequence ATGAAATCCCTGCGATTGGTGCTGCCGGCGCTGCTTACTCTTTTGGCGACGTCGTGTGCGATGTCCAATGTTGTGCAACTGCCCGCCAGCAAGGTCATCGGTGAGCGCCAGATCAGCAATTTCAGCCCGGAGCAGCTGCCCAAGCCGATGCTCAAGGTGCATGTCGGTGACGTGCTGCGGATCGTGCGTGATGCACAGACACCTGCGGAGAAGGACGAGGCGACGCTGTACCGGGTCCGGCCCGACGGCACTTTCGCCTATCCCTTCATCGGCATCGTCAAAGCCGGTGGGCGCAGCCCCGAGGCGATCGGCGAGGAAGTCAGCCAGCGGCTGGATGCGATCTACCGTGAGCCACGGGTGACCATCAATATCGCAGAGGCTCCCGGCAGCCGGGTATATGTGGGTGGCGCGGTGCGCAACCCGGGAGCGTTCGACCTGATGTCGGCGGTGACCGTGCCGCAGGCCATCACCGCCACCGGTGGCGTGCTGCCAACCGCCGACAGTCACCACGTGGCGCTGGTCCGCCAGGACGACGACGGCGTGCAGCAGGTGTACTTCTTCGACTATGCGCAGCTGCTGAGCCCGGCCACCAACGGCAAGGCAGGGGTGCAGCTGCAGCACGGTGACCTGGTGTTCGTGCCCAGCTCGCGGATCGGCAATGCGATCCAGCGGGTGGACATGTATGTGGGCCAGCTGCTGATGTTCCGCGGCTTTGGCGCATCGGCGAACTATCAGATAAACGAGCCGTCCTATCGGATCAACAACCCAAATGGGAGCGTGCCGTGA
- a CDS encoding GumC family protein, producing MIEVRSLRDALRLLFIFAREFRLTLLVTIAVVVAGAFLLPNRYVSDARLLVKPTQSASVQLPVQPGPESGFVQQSPQRDPLLDEEKMATSAPVMLKVAKAYLAMSSVPPQGGWARFKFQLGKAAAWCKELVRDVFVGVGLMDKAPPEDRLAARLAKRLAVSHDPGSNVMEMRVTWGDPQVAQGISRAWVDAYFDERANAAGGDALFDFYQQQNTELNDTIIKLKQQLRDRLRVIDATSVEQRIEDVTDQLQKLYRQRRELQAEREALRGILGAAGRQLPAVAGEVMTEREISLNPAREDLKLKLNGLKQQRLDLLRNFKEGAPPVRALDESIAGLEAEIAAVNDNVVRSRNMAPNTLGTRLRQDMQDARINVAKIDANIAEIDEQLKQLQAAREEVMSAEPSLSRLSLELGSAEKTFAQYSDYLLRARVIRDLNRNRLSNVALVGESSFTPSRVFPKSMLMLLLTLPVALAVALVVVFVLYLLDQRIHDGGRIEKTFNVPLLATVPEIERDQDGSQALRAALYRIYCRLPLEQIAERGLSLGLTSSRSGEGVSFIASRLAIVLRQQGYTVREGALPAQPGEMVIVQAPPLSDEHALIALRGCDRIVLVVQARSTTVPAVESALALLRDALGRVDGIVLNRRVFEIPARFWKPISRWLGAY from the coding sequence GTGATCGAGGTCCGTAGTCTTCGCGACGCGCTGCGTCTTCTTTTCATCTTCGCGCGCGAGTTCCGGCTGACCTTGCTGGTCACCATCGCGGTGGTGGTTGCTGGTGCCTTCCTGCTGCCCAACCGCTACGTTTCCGACGCACGCCTGCTGGTCAAGCCCACCCAGAGTGCCAGCGTGCAGCTGCCGGTGCAGCCGGGCCCGGAGTCGGGCTTCGTGCAGCAGAGCCCGCAGCGTGATCCGCTGCTGGATGAGGAAAAAATGGCGACCAGTGCGCCAGTCATGCTGAAAGTTGCCAAGGCCTATCTGGCCATGTCGTCGGTGCCGCCGCAGGGTGGCTGGGCGCGTTTCAAGTTCCAGCTTGGAAAGGCGGCCGCCTGGTGCAAGGAACTGGTCCGCGACGTGTTCGTGGGGGTGGGCCTGATGGACAAGGCGCCGCCGGAGGACCGTCTGGCAGCGCGCCTGGCAAAGCGGCTGGCGGTAAGCCATGACCCGGGCTCGAACGTGATGGAGATGCGTGTGACCTGGGGCGATCCGCAGGTGGCACAGGGCATCTCGCGGGCCTGGGTGGATGCGTATTTCGACGAGCGCGCCAATGCCGCCGGCGGCGATGCCCTGTTTGATTTCTACCAGCAGCAGAACACCGAGCTCAACGACACCATCATCAAGCTGAAGCAGCAGTTGCGTGATCGGCTGCGGGTCATCGATGCCACCAGTGTCGAACAGCGTATCGAAGATGTGACCGATCAGCTGCAGAAGCTCTATCGCCAGCGCCGCGAGCTGCAGGCCGAGCGCGAAGCGCTGCGGGGGATACTCGGTGCGGCCGGGCGGCAGTTGCCGGCGGTGGCCGGTGAAGTGATGACCGAGCGCGAGATCAGCCTCAATCCCGCCCGCGAAGACCTGAAGCTGAAGTTGAATGGCTTGAAGCAGCAGCGCCTGGATCTGCTGCGCAATTTCAAGGAAGGCGCGCCGCCGGTGCGGGCGCTGGATGAAAGTATTGCCGGCCTGGAAGCGGAGATCGCCGCGGTCAATGACAACGTGGTGCGTTCGCGCAACATGGCCCCCAATACCCTGGGCACCCGCCTGCGCCAGGACATGCAGGACGCACGCATCAATGTTGCCAAGATCGACGCCAACATCGCCGAGATCGACGAACAGCTCAAGCAGCTGCAGGCCGCACGCGAGGAAGTGATGTCGGCCGAGCCGTCATTGTCGCGGCTCAGCCTGGAACTGGGTTCGGCCGAGAAGACCTTCGCCCAGTATTCGGACTACCTGCTGCGGGCGCGTGTGATCCGTGATCTGAACCGCAACCGGCTCAGCAATGTGGCGCTGGTCGGTGAGTCGAGCTTCACCCCGTCGCGGGTTTTCCCCAAGAGCATGTTGATGTTGCTGCTTACCCTGCCGGTGGCGTTGGCCGTGGCATTGGTGGTGGTGTTCGTGCTGTATCTGCTGGACCAGCGCATCCACGACGGCGGCCGCATCGAGAAAACCTTCAATGTGCCGCTGTTGGCCACGGTGCCGGAAATTGAACGCGACCAGGATGGCTCGCAAGCACTGCGCGCGGCGCTGTATCGCATCTATTGCCGGCTGCCGTTGGAGCAGATTGCCGAGCGCGGGCTGTCGCTGGGTTTGACGTCAAGCCGTTCCGGCGAGGGCGTCAGCTTCATCGCCTCGCGCCTGGCCATCGTGCTCAGGCAGCAGGGCTATACGGTGCGCGAGGGCGCACTGCCGGCCCAGCCCGGCGAGATGGTCATCGTGCAGGCGCCGCCATTGAGCGACGAGCATGCGCTGATAGCGTTGCGCGGCTGCGACCGTATCGTCCTGGTCGTGCAGGCACGCAGCACTACCGTTCCCGCGGTGGAAAGTGCTTTGGCGCTGCTGCGCGACGCGCTGGGCCGGGTTGATGGCATCGTGCTCAACCGGCGCGTGTTCGAGATTCCTGCCAGGTTCTGGAAGCCCATCAGTCGCTGGCTTGGGGCGTACTGA
- a CDS encoding glycosyltransferase, translating to MKVALLAPLPPLQNGIADYAQAWMQALRGVGVDVQVPPHRDGAGWDTHDADFWQGVDIVHAQLGGGRGPEFVALEQLRARWPQLASSATVHDPERLVWRSPDPARGVLRRVATWPRPLPQLLALAQDRSTLARERKLAAGLDAMVALTRTGATCLRERMRSAPDKVHFIAHGNPLFSPAELPSDDVVRLLYFGFIYPGKGIEDLFEAVAEVFRIRPQARLVLTMAGGSSPELAFGSRGNYLTQLRELAGGLGIAERIVWQLDLPAEGIPACVQAHHAMVLPYRDSRKLALLGRMRGTSGALSWANACGRGVIASDARAFAEEVSYDNGVVFAQGQSQALAQRIVALLDAPLLAREWAVAASALGRQRQWSTIADEFAALFASVVERKR from the coding sequence GTGAAAGTCGCCCTGCTCGCGCCACTGCCGCCGTTGCAGAACGGTATTGCCGACTATGCCCAGGCGTGGATGCAGGCGCTGCGCGGCGTGGGCGTGGACGTGCAGGTGCCACCGCACCGCGACGGCGCGGGCTGGGATACCCACGACGCGGATTTCTGGCAGGGCGTGGACATCGTCCATGCACAGCTGGGCGGCGGCCGTGGGCCGGAGTTCGTCGCGCTCGAGCAGCTGCGTGCGCGCTGGCCGCAGCTGGCCAGCAGCGCGACCGTGCATGATCCGGAACGTTTGGTATGGCGTTCGCCGGACCCTGCGCGCGGCGTTCTGCGCCGCGTGGCGACGTGGCCGCGACCGCTGCCGCAGCTGCTGGCGTTGGCACAGGACCGCAGCACGCTCGCGCGCGAACGCAAGCTGGCAGCAGGCCTTGATGCAATGGTGGCCTTGACCCGCACCGGCGCTACCTGCCTGCGCGAGCGGATGCGGAGCGCACCGGACAAGGTTCACTTCATCGCACATGGCAATCCACTGTTCTCCCCGGCGGAGCTGCCCTCGGACGACGTCGTACGGTTGCTGTATTTCGGCTTCATCTACCCAGGCAAGGGCATCGAAGATCTGTTCGAAGCTGTGGCCGAGGTTTTCCGCATCCGGCCACAGGCGCGGCTGGTGTTGACCATGGCCGGTGGCTCGTCACCCGAGCTGGCCTTTGGCAGCCGTGGCAACTATCTGACACAGCTGCGCGAACTCGCCGGCGGGCTGGGCATCGCGGAGCGGATCGTGTGGCAGCTCGACCTGCCAGCCGAGGGAATACCCGCTTGCGTGCAGGCGCACCACGCGATGGTGTTGCCGTATCGTGATTCGCGCAAGCTGGCGCTGCTCGGCAGGATGCGCGGCACCAGTGGTGCGCTGTCGTGGGCCAATGCGTGCGGGCGTGGAGTGATAGCGTCCGACGCGCGCGCCTTTGCCGAAGAAGTTTCGTACGACAACGGGGTGGTCTTTGCCCAGGGCCAGAGCCAGGCCCTGGCGCAGCGGATTGTTGCATTGCTGGATGCGCCATTGCTGGCCCGCGAATGGGCGGTGGCGGCATCGGCGCTGGGCAGGCAACGTCAGTGGTCGACGATTGCAGATGAATTTGCGGCGCTGTTCGCATCGGTAGTGGAGCGTAAGCGATGA
- a CDS encoding cellulase family glycosylhydrolase — translation MKEPGVFKMRLTRVLGAVLLAGTLLWGVSACAKGERAGPELVPPRPVVWADYLGVNAHFLWFEPARYRKQMDQLQALGLQWVRVDLHWDTIEPRQGQFRWDVLDPLMAEMERRGLQAEVYLVGSAPHATSAPAGSPNPDQYPPKDPALYARAMVQLAQRYPKVVAWQVWNEPNLPAFWQPREDPAAYGQLLLTTVQAMRREAPGRKIVLGGMGYFSQMPTRNGALMVEALAKGGLFSLNVITAYHPYSLYPEGDDAHAMDFVQRARQGNASLRAAGAGEIWADEWGWSSYAGPKEEQPIIGAQGQADFVTRRLALMSALDYDKIFLFALSDLDKRAGARDRRYGLLDEAGDAKPVYSAVQRLLQITGPRLVPGKAPAFNGAAPGLISIGWQRPDGRRLWLFWAAQPGQVQVDGLSQAVLHDVLTGARKQLGSGDAVQVPVSTSLSVLEW, via the coding sequence ATGAAAGAGCCGGGCGTGTTCAAGATGCGGCTGACGCGGGTACTGGGCGCGGTGTTGCTGGCTGGCACGCTGCTGTGGGGCGTCAGCGCCTGCGCCAAAGGCGAGCGGGCCGGACCGGAACTGGTGCCGCCGCGGCCGGTGGTGTGGGCGGACTATCTGGGCGTCAATGCGCATTTCCTGTGGTTCGAGCCGGCCCGCTACCGCAAGCAGATGGATCAGTTGCAGGCCTTGGGCCTGCAGTGGGTGCGGGTGGATCTGCATTGGGACACCATCGAACCGCGGCAAGGACAGTTCCGCTGGGATGTGCTTGATCCGCTGATGGCGGAAATGGAGCGGCGCGGCCTGCAGGCCGAGGTGTATCTGGTCGGCTCGGCACCGCATGCCACCTCGGCACCGGCGGGCAGCCCCAATCCTGACCAGTACCCGCCGAAGGATCCTGCACTGTATGCGCGCGCCATGGTGCAGCTGGCTCAGCGTTACCCGAAGGTGGTGGCCTGGCAGGTGTGGAACGAACCCAACCTGCCCGCATTCTGGCAACCCCGCGAGGATCCTGCCGCTTACGGCCAGTTGCTGCTGACCACCGTGCAGGCAATGCGCCGCGAAGCCCCGGGCCGGAAGATCGTCCTGGGCGGCATGGGCTATTTCAGCCAGATGCCTACCCGTAACGGCGCCTTGATGGTGGAAGCGCTTGCCAAGGGCGGGCTGTTTTCGCTGAACGTGATCACCGCCTACCACCCGTACTCGCTGTATCCGGAGGGCGATGATGCGCACGCGATGGACTTCGTGCAGCGCGCCCGCCAAGGCAATGCATCACTGCGCGCCGCCGGTGCGGGCGAGATATGGGCCGACGAATGGGGTTGGTCAAGCTATGCCGGGCCCAAGGAAGAGCAGCCCATCATCGGTGCGCAGGGGCAGGCCGACTTCGTTACCCGGCGTCTGGCGTTGATGAGTGCGCTGGATTACGACAAGATTTTCCTGTTTGCCCTGAGTGACTTGGACAAGCGTGCAGGCGCGCGCGACCGCCGCTATGGTCTGCTCGACGAAGCCGGCGACGCCAAGCCGGTATACAGCGCGGTGCAGCGGCTGCTGCAGATCACCGGGCCGCGCCTGGTGCCGGGCAAGGCACCGGCATTCAATGGCGCAGCGCCGGGGTTGATCAGCATTGGCTGGCAGCGCCCGGACGGCCGCCGGCTGTGGTTGTTCTGGGCGGCGCAACCCGGGCAGGTCCAGGTTGATGGGCTCAGCCAGGCGGTGCTGCACGACGTGCTGACGGGGGCGCGCAAGCAACTGGGCAGTGGCGATGCGGTGCAGGTGCCGGTGTCGACCTCGCTGTCGGTACTGGAGTGGTGA
- a CDS encoding glycosyltransferase family 4 protein: MRPLHILWILPYLPWPTTSGGKLRQYHLLRCLAARGHRITLLVQSKVPLDAATQAQLEPLLERLVVLERRPLRSMKTMLAGLLSPAPLLASVNGYAPAFSRTLEQLLQQPWDVVQLEHSYMFEPCRGPLRKHQGGFLLSEHNVESTLAEVTYSRLPAVFRPLARLDRWRYQRWERRVVAAARKVVAMTEDDARVLAAYSRQPVAVVVNGTDTGAFSEVMADHAARRILFVGNFEYAPNIDAVEWLLDEIMPAIWAAEPQVRLCLCGYALPAQWAERWPDQRIEWLGFVPSLQPVQASSSLFLAALRDGGGSKLKVLEAMAAGLPVVATPQAVSGLDVQRGTHYQGGVDTEALVAAALQLLANAPLAHSTGEAGRDHVRAQHDWQRSADQLEAVYAGLTCA; encoded by the coding sequence ATGCGGCCGCTGCACATCCTGTGGATCCTGCCGTATCTGCCGTGGCCGACTACCAGCGGCGGCAAACTGCGCCAGTACCATCTGCTGCGCTGCCTGGCCGCGCGTGGGCATCGCATTACCTTGCTGGTGCAAAGCAAAGTGCCGCTGGATGCCGCGACCCAGGCACAGCTGGAACCGCTGCTGGAACGGCTGGTGGTGCTTGAGCGGCGGCCGCTGCGCTCAATGAAAACCATGCTCGCCGGGCTGCTGTCGCCGGCACCGCTGCTGGCCTCGGTCAACGGCTACGCGCCAGCCTTCAGCCGTACGCTGGAGCAGTTGCTGCAGCAACCCTGGGATGTCGTGCAGTTGGAACACTCCTATATGTTCGAGCCGTGCCGCGGCCCACTGCGCAAGCATCAAGGCGGTTTCCTGCTCAGCGAACACAATGTCGAATCCACGCTGGCAGAGGTGACCTACAGTCGTCTGCCGGCGGTGTTCAGGCCATTGGCGCGGCTGGACCGTTGGCGTTACCAGCGTTGGGAGCGCCGGGTTGTTGCCGCCGCGCGCAAGGTGGTGGCGATGACCGAGGACGATGCCCGGGTGCTGGCGGCTTACAGCCGCCAACCGGTCGCGGTGGTGGTCAACGGCACCGATACCGGGGCGTTCTCGGAGGTGATGGCTGATCATGCCGCACGGCGGATTTTGTTCGTCGGCAACTTCGAGTACGCGCCCAATATCGATGCGGTGGAGTGGCTGCTGGACGAGATCATGCCGGCGATATGGGCGGCGGAACCGCAGGTACGTCTATGCCTCTGCGGCTACGCATTGCCGGCGCAATGGGCCGAGCGTTGGCCGGATCAGCGTATCGAGTGGCTTGGGTTCGTGCCCAGCCTGCAGCCGGTGCAGGCCAGCAGCAGCCTGTTCCTGGCTGCGCTGCGCGATGGTGGCGGTTCCAAGCTCAAGGTGCTGGAGGCGATGGCGGCGGGCTTGCCGGTGGTCGCTACGCCGCAGGCAGTGTCCGGCCTGGATGTGCAGCGTGGCACGCATTACCAGGGCGGGGTGGACACGGAGGCGCTGGTTGCTGCGGCCTTGCAGTTGTTGGCCAATGCACCGCTGGCGCACAGCACCGGTGAGGCGGGCCGTGACCATGTACGCGCGCAACACGATTGGCAGCGTTCCGCAGATCAGCTGGAGGCGGTGTACGCCGGGCTGACATGCGCATAG
- a CDS encoding glycosyltransferase family 4 protein, whose amino-acid sequence MRIGIDYRPVTAAPHSGIARQVLALEQALLAEGCELLRFSMAPEGHPHRQLAICPPATPASAGLHRPRSRLAFELGFLPGALRQHGVDLYIATANSGLPLRRPPTLRRQVLLLHDVFQLTLPGRHASWLHGRVYGAMDRFLIGHAVRGADAIWTPSQFSAAALARLYPRAAQRTSVLSNAVLPLAAPSPTPDPALPARYWLVVGTREPRKNIPFLLQQWNALRVDGHALPDLVLIGDPADVPAQLAALSGLHWRSGLSDAQLSRLYHDAGRLLHPATAEGFGLPVIEALSCGTPVAVATGSALDEITPAQALRFDPQDAAALRRALLAAAAGRAEQESTGALMLAAQRYSAGPYQQRVAQLLQEAWR is encoded by the coding sequence ATGCGCATAGGCATCGATTACCGGCCGGTCACCGCCGCACCGCATTCGGGTATTGCCCGGCAGGTGCTGGCCCTTGAGCAGGCGCTGTTGGCCGAAGGCTGCGAGCTGCTGCGTTTCAGCATGGCGCCGGAAGGGCATCCGCACCGGCAGCTGGCCATCTGCCCGCCTGCGACGCCGGCCAGCGCCGGCCTGCATCGCCCGCGTTCGCGGCTGGCCTTCGAGCTCGGCTTCCTTCCGGGCGCACTGCGGCAGCACGGCGTCGATCTGTATATCGCCACCGCCAACAGTGGTTTGCCGCTGCGCCGCCCGCCTACATTGCGCAGGCAGGTACTGTTGCTGCACGACGTGTTCCAGCTGACCTTGCCCGGCCGTCATGCCAGCTGGTTGCACGGGCGTGTCTATGGCGCCATGGATCGTTTTCTTATTGGGCACGCGGTGCGCGGCGCCGACGCGATCTGGACACCTTCGCAGTTCAGCGCCGCTGCGCTTGCACGGCTGTATCCGCGTGCTGCCCAGCGCACCTCGGTGCTGTCCAATGCGGTACTGCCGCTGGCGGCACCCAGTCCCACGCCCGATCCGGCGTTGCCCGCGCGCTACTGGCTGGTGGTGGGCACCCGCGAGCCACGCAAGAACATCCCGTTCCTGTTGCAGCAGTGGAACGCGCTGCGCGTCGACGGCCACGCGCTCCCGGATCTTGTACTTATCGGTGACCCTGCCGATGTCCCTGCACAACTGGCGGCGCTGTCTGGCCTGCACTGGCGCAGCGGCCTGAGCGACGCGCAGCTGTCGCGGCTGTATCACGACGCCGGACGCCTGCTGCACCCGGCAACCGCCGAAGGATTTGGTTTGCCGGTGATCGAGGCATTGAGTTGCGGCACGCCGGTCGCGGTCGCCACCGGCAGTGCGCTGGATGAGATCACGCCGGCACAGGCGCTGCGGTTTGATCCGCAGGACGCGGCCGCGCTGCGCCGCGCGCTGCTGGCTGCGGCAGCGGGGCGCGCCGAGCAGGAATCCACTGGCGCCCTGATGTTGGCCGCACAGCGCTACAGCGCCGGCCCCTATCAACAACGGGTGGCGCAGCTGTTGCAGGAGGCATGGCGATGA
- a CDS encoding O-antigen ligase family protein: MRLGTTVAVLCGLLFGSLLLFLPPSKFFVVLAGLPAALVVLRWPMVGLSLFALVATFMPFSTLQVGFRFTLAEAMLGLTWAGVALQLFFQRLERPQWGSVERGLLLLMVFSVLPFLVGQVMVVADGNGPVNWVRWLANLSLLLLAPLMLSQEKQREQLMVMLLLGNLAMLLLSLGMFVKSRSALDMIPVLEKMHYAHPEALLDIFSAENARLGSPWVHPNLTGGAMAMFVPLAAFYGLYQHGWRRALGATVAVLGCAALLLSSSRGAILAIGLVLLWLSWLRVPYARAMVMAGIILGGVLALTYAPLQDRLATMFSSDNASTEVRVDEYKRFPEAVARYPLGIGFRTEPPVPGSGLLGISNLWLYYMYKLGVLGMLLYCVVTWRWWRQVRPRGKVVTVDGRNGLWMGCTTGLVAALLTGLIDHYYSFTMVLVALFWLLMGLGLQSAASVPSGTPGQPLSSLRKQQ, translated from the coding sequence ATGAGGCTGGGCACCACTGTCGCCGTGCTGTGCGGCCTGCTGTTCGGCAGCCTGCTGCTGTTCCTGCCGCCGTCGAAGTTTTTCGTGGTGTTGGCGGGGCTGCCGGCCGCCTTGGTGGTGCTGCGTTGGCCGATGGTGGGACTGTCGCTGTTCGCGCTGGTGGCCACCTTCATGCCGTTCAGCACGTTGCAGGTGGGTTTCCGCTTCACCCTGGCCGAGGCGATGCTTGGGCTGACCTGGGCGGGGGTGGCGCTGCAGTTGTTCTTCCAGCGGCTGGAGCGGCCGCAGTGGGGTAGCGTCGAGCGTGGCTTGCTGTTGTTGATGGTGTTCAGTGTGCTGCCGTTCCTGGTTGGCCAGGTGATGGTGGTGGCCGATGGCAATGGCCCGGTCAACTGGGTGCGCTGGTTGGCCAACCTGTCGCTGCTGTTGCTGGCACCGCTGATGCTGTCGCAGGAAAAGCAGCGCGAACAACTGATGGTGATGCTGCTGTTGGGCAACCTGGCCATGTTGCTGCTGTCGCTGGGGATGTTCGTCAAATCACGCAGCGCGCTGGACATGATTCCAGTGCTGGAGAAGATGCACTACGCGCACCCGGAGGCGTTGCTGGATATTTTCAGTGCCGAGAACGCGCGCCTGGGCTCGCCTTGGGTTCACCCCAACCTGACCGGCGGTGCGATGGCGATGTTCGTGCCACTGGCGGCCTTCTACGGCCTCTACCAGCACGGCTGGCGGCGCGCATTGGGCGCGACAGTGGCCGTGCTCGGCTGTGCGGCCCTGCTGTTGAGCAGTTCGCGTGGCGCCATTCTGGCCATCGGCCTGGTGCTGCTTTGGCTGTCCTGGCTGCGGGTTCCCTATGCGCGTGCGATGGTCATGGCCGGCATCATCCTCGGCGGGGTGCTGGCGCTGACCTATGCGCCGCTGCAGGACCGTCTGGCAACGATGTTCTCATCGGACAATGCCAGTACCGAGGTGCGTGTGGATGAGTACAAGCGTTTCCCGGAGGCGGTGGCGCGCTATCCCTTGGGTATCGGCTTCCGCACCGAACCGCCGGTGCCGGGCAGTGGCCTGCTCGGCATCTCCAATCTGTGGCTGTACTACATGTACAAGCTGGGAGTGCTGGGCATGCTGCTGTATTGCGTGGTGACCTGGCGCTGGTGGCGACAGGTACGGCCGCGCGGCAAGGTGGTCACGGTGGATGGACGCAACGGGCTGTGGATGGGCTGCACCACCGGCCTGGTAGCGGCCTTGCTGACCGGGCTGATCGATCACTATTACAGTTTCACCATGGTGCTGGTGGCCTTGTTCTGGCTGCTGATGGGTCTTGGCCTGCAGAGTGCGGCCTCGGTGCCCTCCGGTACCCCTGGCCAGCCTTTGTCGAGTTTGAGGAAGCAGCAATGA
- a CDS encoding acyltransferase encodes MDLRARLGDYAARMQVTPAALAEAYDWLLANEGAFEEASGDQVRVSICSVDIESQLQHPLGKQLYHVLKTEVPAQLVPRYGINWPTFKDRCLRLWEQVYNIAINKVPFHWVRLTWLRIGGAKIGEGSTIWRNTEVLGVNNLVIGKDSVIAWHCQIDARAGLRIGDHVAIASHVLIIAGSHDLTAPEFWSVSAPIIIEDYVWIASRALVAHGAHLGRGCVITANTVVAKDVPPYKIIGGTGAKPMGERPHNLSYRVGGKNILTLLH; translated from the coding sequence ATGGATCTGCGTGCACGGCTGGGCGACTATGCGGCCCGCATGCAGGTAACGCCGGCTGCGTTGGCCGAGGCCTACGATTGGTTGTTGGCCAACGAGGGCGCATTCGAGGAAGCCAGCGGTGATCAGGTGCGGGTATCGATCTGCTCGGTGGATATCGAATCGCAGCTGCAGCATCCACTGGGCAAGCAGCTCTACCACGTGCTGAAGACCGAGGTTCCTGCGCAGCTGGTGCCGCGCTATGGCATCAACTGGCCGACCTTCAAGGACCGCTGCCTGCGCCTGTGGGAGCAGGTCTACAACATCGCCATCAACAAGGTGCCGTTCCATTGGGTGCGGCTGACCTGGCTGCGCATCGGCGGCGCGAAGATCGGTGAGGGTTCCACGATATGGCGCAACACCGAAGTACTGGGCGTCAACAATCTGGTGATAGGCAAGGACAGCGTGATTGCCTGGCATTGCCAGATCGATGCCCGCGCCGGCCTGCGCATCGGTGACCATGTTGCCATCGCTTCGCACGTGCTGATCATTGCCGGCTCACACGATCTGACCGCACCGGAGTTCTGGTCGGTTTCCGCGCCCATCATCATCGAAGACTACGTGTGGATTGCCAGCCGCGCGCTCGTCGCGCATGGCGCGCACCTTGGCCGTGGCTGCGTGATCACCGCCAATACCGTGGTGGCCAAGGACGTGCCGCCCTACAAAATCATCGGCGGCACCGGGGCCAAGCCAATGGGTGAGAGGCCGCACAACCTGTCCTACCGGGTGGGTGGCAAGAACATCCTGACGCTGCTGCACTGA